One segment of Aquipuribacter hungaricus DNA contains the following:
- a CDS encoding methionine ABC transporter permease, translating into MREIDLDALLPRIRDALFETAVMVSISFVLASVVGVLLGLLLYASRPGNLLANRATFGILNGVINVVRPVPFLIVAVSVIPLTRLLVGSSIGPVAATVPLVLVASVAIARIAESNLVAVDPGAIEAGTAMGATPWQVLFTVVVPEALGPLVLGLTYIFVALIDATAVAGVLGGGGLGDLAIRYGYQRFDWFVVGVIVVLLVVLVQGAQLLGNSVARRVMHA; encoded by the coding sequence ATGCGTGAGATCGACCTCGACGCCCTGCTGCCGCGGATCCGCGACGCGCTCTTCGAGACCGCGGTCATGGTGAGCATCTCCTTCGTGCTCGCCTCCGTGGTCGGGGTGCTGCTCGGGCTCCTGCTCTACGCCTCCCGGCCCGGCAACCTGCTGGCCAACCGGGCGACGTTCGGGATCCTCAACGGCGTCATCAACGTCGTCCGCCCGGTGCCGTTCCTCATCGTCGCGGTGTCGGTCATCCCGCTCACGCGCCTGCTCGTCGGCTCCAGCATCGGCCCGGTCGCCGCGACCGTGCCGCTGGTGCTCGTCGCCAGCGTCGCCATCGCCCGGATCGCCGAGTCCAACCTGGTGGCGGTCGACCCGGGCGCGATCGAGGCGGGGACCGCCATGGGCGCCACGCCCTGGCAGGTGCTGTTCACCGTCGTGGTGCCCGAGGCGCTGGGGCCGCTGGTGCTCGGCCTCACGTACATCTTCGTCGCGCTCATCGACGCGACCGCGGTGGCGGGCGTGCTGGGCGGGGGCGGCCTGGGCGACCTGGCGATCCGCTACGGCTACCAGCGCTTCGACTGGTTCGTCGTCGGCGTCATCGTCGTGCTGCTCGTGGTGCTCGTGCAGGGTGCGCAGC